The DNA sequence CTGATGTGGCACATGTAATTATATATGAAATGCCACCGAAGATAGAAAAGTATACCCATCGTATTGGACGTACTGGTCGTGCAGGAAAGACTGGTTTAGCCACAACATTCTTGACAATGCAAGACACTGGGGTGTTCTATGATCTCAAGAAGATGCTCATTCAGAGTAACAGTCCTGTTCCTCCTGAACTAGCGAGACATGAAGCCTCAAAGTACAAGCCTGGCACAATTCCTGACAGACCACCGAGGCATAACTAGACTACTGTCACTCATTGACAAGTTGGAGTCAGAGGCTGAGACATTTGCTTTCTGGTGGAACAAAGTAAGTGAGTTTCTTTGAACAGGATTGTGTACTGGAATTGCAATTGATGTTTTTCTATTTTCCGGAATATTGGTTTTGGTCCTCCTTATGTTCATTTTGAATTAGTTAGATGTTTTTGGTGATCTCAGTTTGCAATGTTTACCGTAACTGTACtataattttcataatttcaCTGTGCGTGGTCGTAATTTCGTAAATGCTGCAGAGAAACAAGAAGTTGACTCGAGTTTTTGGTATGTTTTAGCTTTCCTTTTGCACTTTGGTGTTCTTTGTGATGCAGCAACCCAGTGTCATATCTGTTTCGGTATTCAGAATCTCTTTTCTACACTCCGAACTTTATAGAGCAAAGCTAGGGGATTGATTTAGAATCTCTTGGTTATGTCCTTGTGTTCTTTCTTAAGGAAAGCGATTATCTCAATAACCTATGCTTCTGGTATCTGTTGATATTTCCTTCCCAGGAACTAGAGACATGCCGGAACTAAGAAACAGAAATACTaagaaaattagagaaaaaaagGTTGATATTGATAAAATATGAGAGGAAGAATATCATTCCTCTTGATCTTATTTCTGATATTGAGATGATTCAAACATACAACATATGGTGGCCTTATATAGGCACCTTACAACCAAATACCAGAAAGTATTAAAGCTTTGTCTATGGTAAAACTGATACAACTTACTAATGCATATGTGAAGGCATTAAAGATGCAGTCAAAGAAATCTGCCTAGCTATGTATAGCTTAAAATAGCTGTAAGGAAAAACATGTAGAAGTTGTAGGCAGCAGCCAACATTGACCACTGTTCCTGTACTTCCAACAGATATCTATTGTTATTTTGTCAAGTTTTTTCTTATTTGATGCAATTGTATTGACAACTCGTTTGATTCAGGGTCCTGGTGCTGGACTAGTTCTGGGACGTTTCTACATTATGTTAGTAGATCAGGTTGATGTGTGATCAATAAGCATGAAGTTGGTGGGAGATTACCCTAGGCTTTTTTCTCTTGTTGCCTTATTTTAAGATGTAAACTTTTGAAGATAATTTCTTTCGAGTTTCTTTATCCCtttgaaatatatatagttTATAGAGATTACCTGAGACAGAGAAATCCAATTGATAATGAGTCTGCATTCACCAGACAATTTATAAGAAAGGATGTTCATCAAAAATTTTGACTGTGATCACCTAAAATTTAACAATGATTCTGGTCTACTGAACCGAGTCAGAACATCCCGTTCAGAAAACTGAAGCCTAGTGCTGGAGCAGGCAATAGAATTTCAAGCGGCCGAACAATTTCTCCGGGTGCTGGAGCAGGCAATAGAATTTCAAGCGGCCGAACAATTTCTCCGGTGGAGTCATCAGACCCCAATTGTATCAAAAGACATACCCTCTCAATTTAGGTACTAAGAAAAAGCTTGAATGACTAAAAAATCAGAGACAGACATGCATACCTCTCAAAAACTGAAATGTAAAATCTCTACAAAAGCTTGacatttagaagaaaaaaaaattcggaCATACCGAATGAAGCTGATTCTTTTCTTAAGAAAACCTACATCCCTGAAACACACATGGAAGGTCCTCAGATGATAACAAAGCACTGCGAGACAGTAAAGAAGTTTGCTGAGATGATGACATAGCAATCAGGTCTGGCATTTCCAAATGAAAAGACCTTTTACTATCTCTTGTTAGAGCCTATTCTACAATACTAAGGTCCTAAAAGTTCATTTTGAGGTATCATGTCATTCATGTCCAAACCAGGAAAATCCTTATCATTTTGAAATCTTATGGCACCTATTGGTTGAGCTGTATGGTAACCCACTTATATGATGCCTTGAAAGAAAGTTGAACCCATATATTTACCAATGTCTACTGTAATACGCAGACTATTATGAACCAGCAGAAACCAAGTTATCAATGGAACTgctaaaatttcagaaaccGAGATCTCGAACCAAAACAACACATTACGGATTCATTAATCTTCATAATTTTTTCCGAGAGATTCAGATACAGTGCGCACAAatcaatcaaccaaaaccaaaaatatatattatatattcgTCAGAAAAAAAGATTGATGATTCAACCATTACCGGCCATAGACCACTCTATCACAGGTCTCCTTGAGCCACCTGAAGCTCTTCCTGAGAGTCCCTTTCAGCTTCCCCTCCACAGTGTACACCTTGTAGCTagccaccctcttcttcctctgcagCTCCGGATCACTGAAGCTCCAGCTTTTCGAAACCGACCCATTTGCAGACTTGCCCTTCTTGAACTTGTTGTTGGTGTTGCTATCATCATTgttgtgcatttttggtgggcATGCATAGGAGGCGCTGTAGCACCTGAGATCTTGCATCCCATTAATGGCGGAGGAATTGGGTCCTCCTCCAGCTCCATTGGACCCAGTTCCGTAGTAGCTGTCCAGCTCCATTCTTCCGTGTCCATACGATTTGGATCGATAATCGTCCATGGGTTTCTCACTGTGTTTCGGAAAAGATCTCAGCTTTGGAGTCTCAGTCACTCTCTACCTACttgagaggaggaggaggaggaggaggaggaggaggatccGATTGTGTCAAAGAGTCAATTGTGAATAATAAGGTTCTTGTGGGGATAGTGACACTTTTAACGGCAAATTGTTATAAAAATTAttcatctttttcattctcCGAGATATGATTCGACAGGGAGTTGACTAAAGATTGTGTCTTTGCACTTTTGCTTTTCTTTACAAAAATACAAGGTTTTCTATTGGCTCTGGTCAGTATCACCGAGTTTTATTCACGTGAGGATCACGTGACCCCAGTCCATTACCATACGGCCTACTTTTTCGTTTCAATTTTTCGTTGAAACGAAAAACAAGGTGTGATTTATAAAGAGGGAGATTGAGTCCAGCCAGtttcttaattttattttggTCAAGGCTCCTGATGTAAACTGCAACAACACTCTTCATGAACGTCTCTATGGTTTCCCAACCAACAATTCCCCTCTGTTGTTCATCTCTTATGCATACGAGAAGGTCGCAGCAGTTCTAGATTTTACATTCAGAAATCATAACTTGCTTCACATGCAATATTCATAAAGAAATATGGAGGATAATGAAATGATCGACTGATGGAACTTGAAAAACATTTACAAAAGTTCTAACTATACGGAGATTGGAGAAAAGCAACTAGGTAATTACTGCTGGTGGTCATTACATTCCCAAGTTGTATATAGAATTAATCGaattaaccaaaaaaatatGCTCAAGACGAAAAATTTATGGATCAATGAGTGCATTGCCAAGAGGGATGGTCACCAGCAGCAGCAATGCCAAGAGGGAAGTTGCCTTGTACAGGAATATGTTGGGCAAAATTGCTTCTAGAACTACTGGATCCACATTTTGGTATGAAGAAGGCGCAAATTTACCAGTTTGCCCCTTTCCGATTCATCAAGTCATGGTAATATAGAAGCACAGTCATGGGTTGACCGAGAATGCAAAAACTGAACCAGAAGATCATATTTCCAACCTACACAAGTAGTAGAATGGGAAGTAAACTTAAGTTGTAAGGTGATAATATAAAGAAAGTTAACTGGATAGTGAGTAACATTGATATAAATTATTCTTAACAAGACATACCATCGAGTTCTGGAATTTATCCCACAGGTAATTTGTGATCAAGACCAGTGGTACCTGTgataaaaaagaagataaaaccATTACATCAAAGCATCATCTTCTAAATGAGTACAGGAGTGCTCGTCCAAAATGTCAATGATCTGAAGCGTAAAGGCTTACAAAAACTTGAATGTTTATACCTGGAACATAATTCCCGCAAATGCCCACCCCTTGAATATGTGACAAGGAACAGCAATGCATAGCTGTAGATGAATTAAGAAGAACAATTCATGGTGTGTAAGTGGCTCAGCTTAAAACTTAAATCAGTTGAAAAATTCTGAATCTAAATATTCACTCGAATAGATTTTCTGAACAGCACTAAACTCAAAGACTGATCAACTGCTCTTATGAAGAAGAAAGTCATAAAATACAGCTCTTCTTATCAGCAAGAGAGTCAATAATATAACAACAAAAACTGACTTAACAAAACAATATACCTCGTGAAATATAGCAGATACTAGGAAGGCAATTATGACGGCAACTCCCTGAATTGGAAGAAGTCAGATAGCAAACAATTAATTTGGAAGTTTCTAAACAAGTTAAAATGTGATTCATCGAACAACACTTAAGATGGAAATAGGGAAAAATTGTTACCTTCGGTATTCCATGTCGCAAGCAAGGAAAGTAGATATGGCGAACCATCCACTTATGCACAGGCTGGAGTGAATGGACACAATTAATACAAAATAAAGATATTTAATGCTACAGTGTCAAACAGTTGAAAATTCAGCATACACATTTACAGAAATCTATACTACAATCAACTATATCAAAGCAGGTGATGTTGATGACAGTGTGAGCTGTAAATGGGAATGCATATATTCACTTATGAATATCAAACAGAAACCAAAACTTGGAATCTATCACCATACCAAATCAGAAAAGTAGATGATCCAAAACCATAATTTATCCAGGTAATGTTTACACACATGGAAAATAACCAAAGGAACTTAAGAGTTAACTTACATACCATATTCCACAGTCTCCAATACTGATGCAGCCAAAAAGCCCGAAGACCCATACAACAAAAGTCAATGGTCAGAAATTTCATGTCAGCAAAGAACTTAAGAGGACAAACTACTAATGCACTTCATAGAACATAAAACCTACCTCCTCAACTGTTTTTGCATTCCACCAATCTTTATAGAACTC is a window from the Rosa chinensis cultivar Old Blush chromosome 2, RchiOBHm-V2, whole genome shotgun sequence genome containing:
- the LOC112187923 gene encoding uncharacterized protein LOC112187923, translating into MDDYRSKSYGHGRMELDSYYGTGSNGAGGGPNSSAINGMQDLRCYSASYACPPKMHNNDDSNTNNKFKKGKSANGSVSKSWSFSDPELQRKKRVASYKVYTVEGKLKGTLRKSFRWLKETCDRVVYGR